In a single window of the Magnolia sinica isolate HGM2019 chromosome 7, MsV1, whole genome shotgun sequence genome:
- the LOC131252174 gene encoding 5-methyltetrahydropteroyltriglutamate--homocysteine methyltransferase 2-like codes for MEESLSGLKVIVETYFDDVLAGAYKTITSLKGISAIGFDLVRGEKTLELIESLGFPSNKYLFAGVVDSRNIWANDLTTSLKTLKALESKVGKGL; via the exons ATGGAAGAGTCCTTATCTGGTCTAAAGGTTATTGTTGAGACCTACTTTGATGATGTGCTGGCCGGAGCATATAA GACTATCACGTCATTGAAGGGCATCTCGGCTATTGGGTTTGATCTGGTTCGTGGAGAGAAGACCCTTGAATTGATCGAGAGTTTGGGTTTTCCTTCCAACAAGTATCTGTTTGCTGGAGTTGTTGACAGTCGTAACATTTGGGCTAATGATCTCACAACATCCCTTAAGACGTTGAAAGCTCTTGAGAGCAAGGTTGGCAAAG GTCTCTAG